In a single window of the Chondrocystis sp. NIES-4102 genome:
- a CDS encoding two-component response regulator yields MNRILIAEDESRVAAFIAKGLQKNNFTTVVAEDGQQALEVVTSETVDLVLLDLGMPIKNGWEVLDELHQRGLKLPVIIITAYDDEQNKVLAIQKGASDYLTKPFQFKELLTKVRSHLWSFASPQLPNS; encoded by the coding sequence ATGAATCGCATATTAATTGCAGAAGATGAATCTCGTGTTGCTGCTTTTATCGCCAAGGGATTACAAAAGAATAATTTTACTACTGTTGTAGCAGAAGATGGTCAGCAAGCTTTAGAAGTGGTTACTAGTGAAACTGTCGATTTAGTGCTGCTAGACTTAGGAATGCCTATTAAAAACGGTTGGGAAGTTCTCGACGAATTACACCAGCGAGGTTTAAAGTTACCCGTTATAATTATTACTGCTTATGATGATGAGCAAAACAAAGTCTTAGCCATACAAAAAGGTGCTAGTGATTATCTTACTAAACCTTTTCAATTTAAAGAACTATTAACTAAAGTGCGATCGCATTTGTGGAGTTTCGCCTCACCCCAATTACCTAATAGCTAG
- a CDS encoding G-D-S-L family lipolytic protein, whose translation MHTILTPNSAFTSSNNQILKTKLQRKQPLKVIALGDSLVYGFGDFVGGGWVERLRRQWMSPDGEGHILYNLGVRGDRVQQVTQRLEQEFTCRGELRNHAPDLILLSVGLNDSARIGKKDGRLYTDFEEFKYQLAYLLDLALSLSPVLFIGMPPVNEAKMPFLGCLYYNHFDQYRYKEATLQACQQRNIPYLDIFDLWLSRGVEWINTQLGDDGLHPNVTGYQNLFSDIMAWHLI comes from the coding sequence ATGCACACAATTTTGACTCCTAATTCCGCCTTTACTAGTAGTAATAATCAGATTTTAAAAACCAAATTACAACGTAAACAGCCCCTAAAAGTTATCGCTTTAGGAGATAGTTTAGTCTATGGTTTCGGAGATTTTGTTGGCGGTGGATGGGTAGAAAGATTACGTCGTCAGTGGATGTCTCCCGATGGCGAAGGACATATATTATATAATTTAGGAGTAAGAGGCGATCGCGTACAACAAGTCACTCAACGTTTAGAACAAGAATTTACTTGTCGGGGTGAACTGCGTAATCATGCCCCAGATTTAATTTTACTTTCTGTTGGGTTAAATGATTCGGCGCGTATTGGTAAAAAAGACGGCAGACTATATACAGACTTTGAAGAATTTAAATATCAGCTTGCTTATCTTCTCGATCTTGCCCTTAGTCTTTCCCCTGTCTTATTTATTGGAATGCCCCCTGTAAATGAAGCGAAAATGCCATTCTTAGGTTGTCTTTATTACAATCATTTTGATCAGTATCGTTATAAAGAGGCCACTTTACAGGCTTGTCAACAGAGAAATATTCCCTACCTGGATATTTTTGATCTTTGGTTATCAAGGGGTGTAGAGTGGATTAATACCCAATTAGGAGATGACGGTTTACATCCTAATGTTACTGGGTATCAAAATTTATTTAGCGATATTATGGCGTGGCATTTAATTTAA
- a CDS encoding type IV pilus biogenesis protein PilI homolog — translation MNLIRVLTIANNGFQEVVRDRILYFLGFFTLLLILAQRIIPEIAAGTHEKILLDFGIGAIAILSVVIAIFVGTALINKEIEKRTLLMLIPKPISRAELILGKHLGLTGVLAVMLVIMMGIYLGMLSISKIEYPTVALLIAGAYLLLELSLIVAVAILFGVFTSSILATLLSFGVYLMGHFSEDLVELGKLSKNASIESLTTSLYLVLPNLSRLDLKNDAVYGLLPSPPELINHALYGLLYTALLLIISMMVFAQKEF, via the coding sequence ATGAACTTGATCAGAGTTTTAACTATTGCAAATAATGGCTTTCAAGAAGTAGTGCGCGATCGCATTCTCTATTTTCTTGGGTTTTTCACCTTACTATTAATACTAGCTCAAAGAATAATACCCGAAATAGCTGCGGGGACTCATGAGAAAATACTCTTAGATTTTGGCATAGGCGCGATCGCCATTTTAAGTGTTGTGATTGCTATTTTTGTAGGTACAGCCTTAATTAATAAGGAAATAGAGAAACGTACCTTACTGATGTTAATTCCCAAACCCATCAGTCGTGCCGAACTTATTCTAGGTAAACACTTAGGATTAACAGGGGTTTTAGCAGTTATGCTAGTAATTATGATGGGAATTTATTTAGGTATGCTGAGTATATCTAAGATTGAATATCCTACAGTAGCCTTACTTATCGCAGGTGCTTATCTTCTGTTAGAATTATCCCTCATTGTGGCAGTGGCGATATTATTTGGGGTGTTTACCAGTTCAATTTTGGCTACATTACTAAGTTTTGGAGTCTATTTAATGGGACACTTTAGTGAAGATTTAGTTGAATTAGGTAAACTCAGTAAGAATGCTAGCATTGAAAGTTTAACTACCAGTCTTTATCTAGTATTACCAAATCTCTCTAGGTTAGACTTAAAAAATGATGCGGTTTATGGATTATTACCTAGTCCCCCAGAACTTATAAACCACGCCCTATATGGTTTACTCTATACAGCTTTGCTCTTAATTATCTCTATGATGGTCTTTGCCCAAAAAGAATTTTAA
- a CDS encoding GAF sensor signal transduction histidine kinase, producing the protein MSDSSGSILQLQPKIMVLSNVKLLIVTSKVLDCMAIATTLEAGGINFTYDLIATQELSGNLPRQKYNAILYNYAAIVTETGVNSLSEKLQWWCHLYPHTPLILITDTLGDEQAVELIQSGVNGYVLRENLDKLPEVLQKTIINFISNQTVIAAQQDLIKQQQEKIAQLEAEKQTWLAQQQAKQEYISHLNHELRSPISSIISFATMLKEQYYGRLNTKQMQYVTLLHNVGKHMLDLVNNYLDLVKIDANKQSLELERLAVEEVCQAALFMVAEKANQKGLQLNFKLAENIDFCTADSLRLKQILVNLLSNAIKFTEKGSITLQVTLQGERIYFAVNDTGIGIAKNNLTKLFQPFPQITTHHESTGLGLTLSKKLAQLHGGDITVTSVLGKGSCFTLDIPQHQ; encoded by the coding sequence ATGTCTGACAGTTCTGGGTCAATTTTGCAGCTACAACCAAAAATAATGGTACTCAGTAACGTAAAACTTCTTATCGTTACCAGTAAAGTTCTCGATTGTATGGCGATCGCTACAACCTTAGAGGCAGGAGGTATTAATTTTACCTACGATCTGATTGCAACCCAAGAACTAAGCGGTAATTTACCTCGTCAGAAGTATAACGCAATTTTATATAATTATGCAGCAATCGTTACCGAGACTGGGGTTAATTCCCTGAGTGAAAAATTACAATGGTGGTGTCATCTTTACCCCCACACCCCTTTAATTTTAATTACAGATACTTTAGGTGATGAACAAGCAGTAGAATTAATTCAGTCTGGAGTTAATGGGTATGTGTTGCGAGAAAACCTAGATAAATTACCAGAAGTTCTACAAAAGACTATTATAAATTTTATTAGCAATCAAACTGTTATCGCTGCTCAACAAGATCTAATTAAGCAACAGCAAGAAAAAATTGCCCAACTAGAAGCAGAAAAACAAACTTGGTTAGCACAACAACAAGCCAAGCAAGAATATATTTCCCATCTAAATCATGAGTTGCGTAGCCCGATATCTTCAATTATTAGCTTTGCAACCATGCTTAAAGAACAGTACTATGGTCGTCTAAATACCAAACAAATGCAATATGTCACCCTGCTACATAACGTTGGCAAGCATATGTTGGATTTAGTTAATAATTATCTAGACTTAGTTAAAATCGACGCAAACAAACAAAGTTTAGAATTAGAAAGATTAGCCGTAGAAGAAGTTTGTCAAGCAGCTTTATTTATGGTAGCCGAAAAAGCCAATCAAAAAGGATTACAACTAAATTTTAAATTGGCAGAAAATATAGACTTTTGTACGGCTGATTCTTTACGTCTTAAGCAAATATTAGTAAACTTACTCAGCAATGCTATTAAATTCACCGAAAAAGGTTCAATCACCCTACAAGTAACCCTGCAAGGAGAAAGAATTTACTTTGCTGTGAATGATACAGGTATTGGCATTGCTAAAAATAATCTTACTAAACTATTTCAACCCTTCCCTCAGATCACTACCCACCACGAAAGTACAGGTTTAGGTTTAACTTTATCAAAAAAATTAGCCCAACTTCACGGTGGAGATATTACAGTAACTTCAGTGCTTGGTAAGGGTAGCTGTTTTACCCTAGATATACCCCAACATCAATAA
- a CDS encoding ExsB family protein, which yields MSLEKLERIKSILQDMEQAIIAYSGGVDSTLIAKIAYDVLGDRALAVTAVSPSLLPEELIEAQAQAAEIGIKHELVETKEMDNPNYTSNPINRCYFCKSELHDTLKPLALQRGYPYIVDGVNADDLTDYRPGIQAAKERGARSPLAEVGVTKAEVRAISQTLGLPWWDKPAQPCLSSRFPYGEAITIDKLQRVGRAEIYLRQLGYQNIRVRSQADTAKIELQAQDIPQFVQQVDLSQVVKTFQDLGFIYVTLDLEGYRSGKLNQVLQ from the coding sequence ATGAGTCTAGAAAAATTAGAACGAATAAAAAGCATTTTACAGGATATGGAACAGGCGATAATTGCCTATTCTGGGGGAGTCGACAGCACTTTAATTGCTAAAATTGCCTACGATGTTTTAGGCGATCGCGCTTTAGCAGTTACGGCGGTATCCCCTTCCCTCCTACCCGAAGAATTAATTGAGGCTCAAGCTCAAGCAGCAGAAATCGGTATAAAACATGAGTTGGTGGAAACCAAAGAGATGGATAACCCTAACTACACCTCCAACCCCATTAACCGTTGTTACTTCTGTAAAAGTGAACTTCACGACACCCTAAAACCCTTAGCCCTCCAACGTGGCTATCCCTATATAGTTGATGGTGTTAATGCCGATGATCTTACTGACTATCGCCCAGGTATTCAAGCAGCCAAAGAAAGAGGCGCGCGATCGCCCTTAGCTGAAGTAGGTGTTACTAAAGCAGAAGTACGAGCAATTTCTCAAACCCTAGGCTTACCCTGGTGGGATAAACCTGCTCAACCTTGTCTTAGTTCTCGTTTTCCCTATGGCGAAGCAATTACTATCGATAAATTACAACGGGTAGGGCGTGCAGAAATTTATCTACGTCAGTTAGGTTATCAAAATATCCGTGTTCGTTCCCAAGCAGATACAGCAAAAATTGAACTTCAAGCTCAAGATATTCCCCAGTTTGTACAGCAAGTTGATCTATCTCAAGTTGTGAAAACTTTTCAGGATTTAGGTTTTATTTATGTCACCCTCGATTTAGAAGGTTATCGTAGCGGTAAACTCAATCAAGTGCTACAATAA
- a CDS encoding aspartyl/asparaginyl beta-hydroxylase, producing the protein MREFIVNKLGKNLIWGLEQFLTHYSLVDTTPFLEPDQFSWVSLLESNWEVIRKELDVILNYSEQLPNFQDISTDQASLTTDNLWKTFFLYGYGIKMGRNCNYCPQTTAIVEQIPGLKTAFFSILLPGKHIPAHRGPYKGVLRAHLALKVPEAKEQCGIRVDQEVRHWEEGKCLVFDDSYEHEAWNKSNDLRVVLFLDIVRPTRFPASALNNILINLIRWSPFIQDAKRNQQIWDQRLAEVFK; encoded by the coding sequence ATGAGAGAATTTATAGTTAATAAACTGGGTAAAAATCTTATTTGGGGTTTAGAGCAATTCCTAACCCATTATTCTTTGGTTGATACCACTCCCTTTTTAGAACCAGATCAATTTAGCTGGGTGTCTTTATTAGAATCTAACTGGGAAGTTATCAGGAAAGAATTAGACGTAATCTTAAACTATAGCGAGCAATTACCCAATTTTCAGGATATTTCGACAGATCAAGCCTCTTTAACTACCGATAATCTTTGGAAAACCTTTTTTCTTTATGGTTATGGTATTAAAATGGGACGCAATTGTAATTATTGTCCCCAAACTACAGCGATCGTTGAGCAAATTCCTGGGTTGAAAACGGCATTTTTTTCCATATTACTACCAGGTAAACATATTCCTGCACATCGTGGGCCTTATAAGGGTGTTTTACGCGCTCACCTGGCTTTAAAAGTTCCCGAAGCTAAAGAACAATGTGGTATTCGGGTAGATCAAGAGGTACGTCACTGGGAGGAGGGTAAATGTTTAGTATTTGATGATTCTTATGAGCATGAAGCCTGGAATAAAAGTAATGATCTGCGAGTTGTATTATTTTTGGATATAGTTAGACCTACACGTTTCCCTGCTTCTGCACTCAATAATATATTAATTAATTTAATTCGTTGGTCGCCCTTTATTCAAGATGCGAAAAGAAATCAACAAATCTGGGATCAGCGTTTAGCAGAAGTTTTTAAATAA
- a CDS encoding ferripyochelin binding protein yields MDESSCDQLGILDIANCAFIAKNATVVGNVFLDEGSSVWYSAVVRGDVEKIVVGKYSNVQDGAILHGDPGLPTIIEDYVTIGHRAVIHSAYIETGCLIGIGAIILDGVRVGAGSIVGAGSVVTKDVMARSLVMGVPATKVREVNENQAAEIKEHALKYTKLAQVHAGTGTDLGFN; encoded by the coding sequence ATGGATGAATCTTCTTGTGATCAATTAGGTATTTTGGATATTGCTAATTGCGCTTTTATCGCCAAGAATGCAACGGTTGTGGGGAATGTCTTTTTAGATGAAGGCTCTAGCGTTTGGTATAGCGCAGTGGTGCGAGGAGATGTGGAAAAAATTGTTGTTGGTAAATATAGTAATGTGCAAGATGGGGCAATTTTACATGGAGATCCAGGTTTACCAACGATCATTGAAGACTATGTAACCATTGGACATCGAGCGGTAATTCATTCTGCCTATATCGAAACTGGTTGTTTAATTGGCATTGGAGCGATTATTTTAGATGGCGTGAGGGTAGGTGCTGGTAGTATTGTTGGTGCTGGAAGTGTGGTGACAAAAGATGTGATGGCGCGATCGCTAGTTATGGGTGTACCAGCTACTAAAGTCAGAGAGGTTAATGAGAATCAAGCAGCAGAAATTAAAGAACACGCTTTAAAATATACAAAACTTGCTCAAGTTCATGCAGGTACTGGGACTGATTTAGGATTTAATTAA
- a CDS encoding type I site-specific deoxyribonuclease, which translates to MTNDQKKQLETQLWNIADSLRGKMNADEFRDYCLGFIFYKYLSERLYLYANEILSEDKLDFLAIDENSETGKEYLAAIKEECIAQLGYFLNPSELFSSLAKRALGNKGNGEEINDSEIEHSTFILDDLTQVLANIERSTMGEASEDDFDRLFEDLDLTSTKLGRTPRAKNTLIAKILVHLDKIDFRLEDSNSDVLGDAYEYLIGQFASGAGKKAGEFYTPQQVSEVLAKIVTTGKDRLKSVYDPTCGSGSLLLRVAKEVDEVAHYYGQEMNRTTYNLARMNMILHGVHYRNFDLKQEDTLESPQHPGKRFEAVVANPPFSAQWSASKLFESDDRFSQYGKLAPKSKADFAFVQHMLHHLDDNGTMAVVLPHGVLFRGAAEGDIRRYLIKDRNWLDAVIGLPANVFYGTSIPTCILVFKKRRQFAGDILFIDASAHFEKAKNQNYLRPQDIYKIVTTYRERLIEDKYSYRADLAEIAENDFNLNIPRYVDTFEEEKAIDLQVVSIALEKTQEILEIADTEINKFCRELEIPTPKGCNINLLQAYKKGVMQKIFSQQIRFKQDDGKPFPDWQKKKLGEVANFHKGKGISKDNLVDSGKLKCIRYAELYTSYNEVINHVLSSTNLDSHDLILSIENDVIIPSSGETSLEIAKAACVKISGVALGGDLNILRTKINGCFLAHYLNYYKKNEIARIAQGNTVVHLYNSHLKTINIEIPVNKEQEKIANFLTSIDKKIDAVSLQIEKIEEFKNGLLQKMFV; encoded by the coding sequence ATGACCAACGACCAAAAGAAACAATTAGAAACCCAACTTTGGAACATTGCCGACTCGTTGCGAGGTAAAATGAACGCGGATGAGTTTCGGGATTATTGTTTAGGGTTTATTTTTTATAAATATTTGTCTGAGCGTTTGTATCTTTATGCTAATGAGATTTTAAGCGAGGATAAGCTGGATTTTCTGGCAATTGATGAAAATTCTGAGACAGGAAAAGAATATTTAGCAGCAATTAAAGAAGAATGTATCGCGCAGTTGGGTTATTTTCTCAACCCTTCGGAATTATTTAGTTCTTTGGCTAAACGGGCTTTAGGTAATAAGGGGAATGGCGAAGAGATTAACGACAGTGAAATTGAACATTCAACGTTTATTTTAGACGACTTAACCCAAGTATTAGCTAATATAGAGCGATCGACGATGGGAGAAGCCAGCGAGGATGATTTTGATCGCCTGTTTGAGGATTTAGATCTCACTTCTACTAAGTTGGGGCGCACACCAAGAGCGAAAAATACTTTAATAGCTAAGATTTTGGTGCATCTAGATAAGATAGACTTTCGTCTAGAAGATAGTAACAGTGATGTATTGGGAGATGCCTATGAATATTTAATTGGGCAATTTGCTAGTGGGGCTGGGAAAAAAGCAGGGGAGTTTTATACACCTCAACAGGTTTCTGAAGTATTAGCCAAGATAGTTACTACAGGCAAAGATCGGCTCAAGTCGGTTTATGATCCTACCTGTGGATCTGGTTCTTTATTGTTGCGCGTGGCTAAAGAAGTCGATGAGGTGGCGCACTATTACGGACAGGAAATGAACCGTACTACTTATAACCTGGCGCGGATGAATATGATTCTGCACGGGGTACATTATCGTAATTTTGATCTTAAGCAGGAGGATACATTAGAAAGCCCCCAACACCCAGGAAAGAGGTTTGAGGCGGTGGTAGCTAATCCCCCATTTTCCGCACAGTGGAGTGCTAGTAAGCTATTTGAGTCGGATGATCGCTTTAGTCAGTATGGTAAACTCGCCCCTAAATCTAAAGCTGATTTCGCTTTTGTTCAGCATATGCTACATCATCTGGATGATAATGGTACAATGGCGGTGGTTTTACCCCACGGGGTTTTGTTTCGTGGTGCAGCCGAGGGGGATATTAGGCGGTATTTAATTAAAGATCGTAATTGGTTGGATGCGGTGATTGGTTTACCTGCTAACGTTTTTTATGGTACTAGTATACCTACTTGTATCTTAGTGTTTAAGAAGCGTCGGCAATTTGCAGGGGATATATTATTTATCGATGCCAGCGCACATTTTGAAAAAGCGAAGAATCAGAACTATTTACGTCCCCAGGATATCTATAAGATTGTTACTACCTATAGGGAACGATTAATTGAGGATAAATACAGTTATCGGGCAGATTTGGCAGAAATTGCGGAAAATGATTTTAATTTAAATATTCCTCGTTACGTGGATACTTTTGAAGAAGAAAAAGCGATCGATCTACAAGTAGTCTCCATTGCATTAGAAAAAACTCAGGAGATACTAGAAATTGCAGACACAGAGATAAATAAATTCTGTAGAGAGTTAGAGATTCCTACTCCTAAAGGGTGCAATATTAATTTATTACAAGCATATAAAAAGGGAGTGATGCAAAAAATATTCTCCCAACAAATCCGCTTTAAACAAGACGATGGTAAACCCTTTCCTGATTGGCAAAAGAAAAAGCTAGGTGAAGTAGCCAATTTTCATAAAGGAAAAGGAATTTCAAAAGACAATTTAGTGGATTCTGGTAAATTGAAGTGTATTAGATACGCAGAGCTTTATACATCTTACAATGAAGTAATTAATCATGTTTTATCCTCTACCAATTTAGATTCTCACGATTTAATTCTAAGCATAGAAAATGATGTAATAATTCCTTCTTCAGGTGAAACGTCTCTTGAAATAGCTAAGGCTGCTTGTGTCAAAATTTCTGGTGTTGCTTTAGGTGGCGACTTGAATATTCTTCGGACTAAGATAAATGGCTGCTTTTTAGCGCATTATTTAAATTACTATAAGAAGAATGAAATAGCTAGAATCGCTCAAGGTAATACAGTGGTTCATTTATATAATTCTCACTTAAAAACTATCAATATCGAAATTCCAGTAAATAAAGAACAAGAAAAAATTGCTAACTTCCTAACCTCCATCGATAAAAAAATAGATGCAGTAAGCTTACAAATAGAGAAAATCGAAGAGTTTAAAAATGGCTTGTTGCAAAAGATGTTTGTCTGA